In a single window of the Niabella ginsenosidivorans genome:
- a CDS encoding EamA family transporter: MKDGLKGAICVFLGAASYGILATIVKYSNHLGIHTSILTVTQFFTGLLFLTVYAFIKEHNPRAVSATDRRAGRGDKTRLLFWGISLGTTTLCYYLAIQYIPVSTGIILLMQSIWMSIVLEWLLTGKRIGARKIAGAVTVLIGTVLATDLVSANNPVDWRGLLLGLGAAVSYTITMYASSNVANGLPGFVRSKYLVSGGLIVIALFWNITTFRHFSMEGIGWGVALGVFGTILPPLCFTAGIPKTGLGLGSIIASVEIPVSVSSAFLVLHEKVVASQWLGIGIIIAAVVIVNSNKTKAPPGR, translated from the coding sequence ATGAAGGATGGACTAAAGGGGGCGATCTGTGTTTTTTTGGGAGCAGCAAGCTATGGCATTTTGGCCACAATTGTTAAATACAGCAATCATCTGGGCATCCACACAAGCATCTTAACAGTTACGCAATTTTTTACAGGATTGCTGTTTTTGACCGTTTATGCTTTTATCAAAGAACATAATCCGCGGGCGGTATCTGCCACAGACAGGAGAGCAGGCCGGGGCGATAAAACCAGGTTACTGTTTTGGGGAATTTCTTTAGGCACTACCACGCTGTGTTATTATTTAGCTATACAATATATACCGGTTTCAACAGGCATTATCTTACTGATGCAATCCATCTGGATGAGCATTGTGCTGGAATGGCTGCTGACGGGGAAAAGGATCGGGGCCAGAAAGATTGCAGGGGCTGTTACGGTGCTGATCGGCACTGTTCTGGCTACTGATCTGGTTAGCGCAAACAACCCGGTGGATTGGAGAGGATTGTTACTGGGGCTGGGGGCGGCTGTGTCTTATACCATAACGATGTATGCCTCCAGCAATGTAGCAAACGGGCTGCCCGGTTTTGTCAGGAGTAAATACCTTGTTTCAGGAGGGCTCATTGTTATTGCGCTCTTTTGGAATATCACTACTTTCCGGCATTTTTCAATGGAAGGAATAGGGTGGGGTGTTGCTTTAGGAGTGTTTGGCACCATATTGCCGCCCTTATGTTTTACAGCGGGCATTCCTAAAACCGGTTTGGGCCTGGGAAGCATTATCGCAAGCGTAGAGATTCCCGTTTCTGTTTCTTCTGCATTCCTGGTGCTTCATGAAAAAGTAGTAGCCAGCCAATGGCTGGGTATCGGCATTATTATAGCGGCTGTTGTTATTGTTAATAGTAATAAGACGAAAGCTCCACCTGGCAGATGA
- a CDS encoding ClpP family protease, with product MIIPTVLDSTTRGAYDIYSLLLKERIVFLGTAIEENIANLVVAQLLYLDSESHKPIMLYINSPGGVVYSGFAIYDTIRKLKSPVSTVAVGFCGSMATVLLTAGAKGQRYALPYATVHMHPTGGGAKGYTEDVRIAYKEQERLQNQIFYLIGKFSGHTKDEIEEMFRRDHFFNAVEAKEYGLVDEVLGDTDDLISIEDIKCKIQFQAGKNREMIGFKRE from the coding sequence TATTAGACAGTACCACAAGAGGTGCTTACGATATTTATAGTCTTTTGCTAAAAGAAAGAATTGTTTTTTTAGGCACAGCCATTGAAGAAAATATTGCGAATCTTGTAGTGGCACAACTTCTTTACCTCGATAGTGAAAGTCACAAGCCAATTATGCTTTATATCAATAGTCCCGGTGGCGTTGTGTATTCAGGTTTTGCTATTTATGATACGATACGAAAATTAAAATCACCTGTATCAACTGTTGCAGTTGGTTTTTGCGGAAGCATGGCAACCGTTTTACTTACAGCAGGTGCCAAAGGACAACGTTATGCGCTTCCTTATGCGACTGTGCACATGCATCCTACAGGTGGCGGTGCAAAAGGTTATACCGAAGATGTTCGCATTGCTTACAAAGAACAAGAGCGATTACAAAATCAAATATTTTATCTGATTGGCAAATTTTCAGGACATACCAAAGATGAAATTGAAGAGATGTTTCGCCGTGACCATTTTTTTAATGCTGTTGAAGCAAAAGAATATGGTTTGGTTGATGAAGTATTAGGCGATACAGATGATTTGATTAGCATAGAAGACATCAAATGCAAAATTCAATTTCAAGCGGGTAAAAATAGAGAGATGATAGGGTTTAAAAGGGAATAG